Proteins from a single region of Streptococcus oralis:
- a CDS encoding PTS mannose/fructose/sorbose transporter subunit IIC, translating into MSDISIISAILVVVVAFLAGLEGILDQFQFHQPIVACTLIGLVTGNLEAGVMLGGSLQMIALGWANIGAAVAPDAALASVAAAIILIKGGNFTTEGIAVATATAIPLAVAGLFLTMIVRTISVALVHSADAAAKEGNIAAVERAHYFALVLQGLRIAIPAAFLIAIPASAVQDALGLMPEWLNGGMAVGGAMVVAVGYAMVINMMATREVWPFFAIGFALAAISQLTLIALGVIGVALAFIYLNLTKQGGNGGGGAATSNDPIGDILEDY; encoded by the coding sequence ATGTCAGATATTTCAATCATTTCTGCTATCTTGGTTGTAGTTGTTGCCTTCCTTGCAGGTCTTGAAGGTATCCTCGACCAATTCCAATTCCATCAACCAATCGTCGCATGTACCCTTATCGGACTTGTAACAGGTAACCTCGAAGCAGGTGTTATGCTTGGTGGATCTCTTCAAATGATCGCCCTTGGTTGGGCTAACATCGGAGCTGCCGTAGCTCCTGACGCTGCTCTTGCATCTGTTGCCGCAGCGATCATCTTGATCAAAGGTGGTAACTTTACTACTGAAGGTATCGCCGTCGCAACAGCCACAGCTATCCCTCTTGCTGTAGCTGGACTTTTCTTGACAATGATTGTTCGTACAATCTCAGTTGCCTTGGTTCACTCAGCTGACGCAGCTGCAAAAGAAGGAAACATTGCGGCTGTTGAACGCGCTCACTACTTTGCCCTTGTTCTTCAAGGTCTTCGTATCGCTATCCCTGCAGCCTTCCTTATCGCTATCCCTGCTTCTGCTGTTCAAGACGCTCTTGGCCTAATGCCAGAATGGTTGAATGGTGGTATGGCTGTCGGTGGTGCTATGGTCGTTGCCGTTGGTTACGCTATGGTTATCAACATGATGGCAACTCGTGAAGTATGGCCATTCTTCGCTATCGGTTTTGCTCTTGCAGCAATCTCTCAATTGACTTTGATTGCCCTTGGTGTCATCGGTGTTGCCCTTGCCTTCATCTACCTTAACCTTACAAAACAAGGTGGTAACGGTGGCGGCGGAGCTGCGACTTCTAACGACCCAATCGGTGATATCCTAGAAGACTACTAG
- a CDS encoding PTS system mannose/fructose/sorbose family transporter subunit IID: MAEKIQLSKSDRQKVWWRSQFLQGSWNYERMQNLGWAYSLIPAIKKLYTKKEDQAAALERHLEFFNTHPYVAAPIMGVTLALEEERANGVEIDDAAIQGVKIGMMGPLAGIGDPVFWFTVRPILGALGASLAASGNIVGPLLFFFGWNAIRMAFLWYTQEFGYKAGSEITKDMSGGILKDITKGASILGMFILAVLVQRWVSINFTVNLPGKQLAEGAYINFPEGAVTGGELKGILGQALSGLSLDSVQPQTLQGQLNSLIPGLMGLLLTFLCMWLLKKKVSPIAIILALFAVGIAARFFGIM; the protein is encoded by the coding sequence ATGGCTGAAAAAATTCAATTATCAAAATCAGATCGTCAAAAAGTTTGGTGGCGTTCACAATTCCTTCAAGGTTCTTGGAACTATGAACGTATGCAAAACTTGGGTTGGGCTTACTCTTTGATCCCAGCTATCAAAAAATTGTACACTAAAAAAGAAGACCAAGCGGCTGCTCTTGAGCGTCACCTTGAGTTCTTCAACACTCACCCATACGTCGCGGCTCCAATCATGGGGGTTACTCTTGCACTTGAAGAAGAGCGCGCTAACGGTGTTGAAATCGACGACGCGGCTATCCAAGGGGTTAAAATCGGTATGATGGGACCTCTTGCTGGTATCGGTGACCCAGTATTCTGGTTTACAGTTCGTCCTATCCTTGGAGCCCTTGGTGCATCACTTGCTGCATCTGGTAACATTGTTGGTCCCCTTCTCTTCTTCTTTGGATGGAATGCTATCCGTATGGCCTTCCTATGGTATACACAAGAGTTCGGTTACAAAGCTGGATCTGAAATCACTAAAGACATGTCTGGTGGTATCTTAAAAGACATCACCAAAGGAGCATCTATCCTTGGTATGTTCATCCTTGCCGTTCTTGTACAGCGTTGGGTATCTATCAACTTTACTGTGAACCTTCCAGGTAAACAATTGGCTGAAGGTGCTTATATCAACTTCCCAGAAGGCGCTGTAACAGGTGGAGAATTGAAGGGAATCCTTGGTCAGGCTCTTAGTGGTTTGAGCTTGGATAGCGTTCAACCACAAACACTTCAAGGTCAGTTGAACTCATTGATTCCAGGATTGATGGGACTTCTCCTTACTTTCCTCTGCATGTGGTTGCTTAAGAAAAAAGTATCACCAATCGCAATCATCCTTGCTCTCTTTGCAGTAGGTATTGCAGCTCGTTTCTTCGGTATCATGTAA